One window of Saprospiraceae bacterium genomic DNA carries:
- a CDS encoding tyrosine-type recombinase/integrase yields the protein MLNQLLDTIENELSCNNYSWRTIKSYRSHLFQFISYLIETSELNLNEQIIEQYLKSKQRQKKWSVSTQQQALNAILYYSNTILQKPLNVSNIRPKTTFKLPELLNNKELELVLNEMHNLKHRCMILLTYSSGLRLSELINLKLSDIKFNLNRILIRSFTKGPHYSILSPKILELLKQYIYEYYVSDWLFEGRNGNACSGRSVESMFKKFLTKLKIQKRITIQTLRHCFAVHLLESGLGIQELQSLMGHQSKKTTTMYLHLARKSNLTILSPLDQIQLKKFVNSSEIE from the coding sequence ATGCTCAATCAGCTTTTGGATACTATTGAAAACGAACTGTCTTGCAATAACTACAGTTGGCGCACTATAAAATCGTATCGCTCCCATCTATTTCAGTTTATAAGTTATCTTATTGAAACCTCAGAACTAAATTTAAATGAGCAAATCATTGAACAATATCTTAAATCAAAGCAACGTCAAAAAAAATGGTCCGTTTCAACCCAACAACAGGCACTCAATGCAATTTTATACTATTCTAATACCATACTCCAGAAACCTTTGAATGTCTCCAACATCCGCCCAAAAACTACATTTAAATTACCTGAACTCCTCAATAATAAAGAACTCGAACTGGTTCTCAATGAAATGCATAATCTGAAACACCGATGCATGATTCTGTTGACTTACTCTTCTGGCCTTCGATTGAGTGAATTAATCAACCTTAAACTATCAGATATTAAATTCAATCTCAATAGAATCTTGATACGGAGTTTTACGAAAGGTCCACACTACTCCATACTGTCTCCAAAAATACTGGAACTGCTTAAGCAATATATTTATGAATACTATGTAAGCGATTGGCTTTTTGAAGGTCGAAATGGAAATGCATGCTCCGGTAGAAGTGTGGAATCCATGTTTAAAAAATTCCTTACTAAACTTAAAATACAAAAACGGATCACCATCCAAACCCTTAGACATTGTTTCGCAGTACATCTTTTAGAATCCGGACTTGGTATCCAGGAACTTCAATCACTTATGGGACACCAAAGTAAAAAAACCACTACCATGTATTTGCATCTAGCCAGAAAATCCAATCTAACTATTTTAAGTCCATTAGATCAAATACAACTAAAAAAGTTCGTTAACTCATCCGAAATTGAATAG
- the pstC gene encoding phosphate ABC transporter permease subunit PstC, with protein sequence MRTPLNKYVETLMEWIIKGCGYISAFIVLLIVLFLFKEGISFIDSSPIEKNYGLFTGKGNPVSQLTAVQIKDIFDQKIKTWEPLGGTKDPIITITVNDLEDHFTKEQLGPNYEYLSICVNHFLDSIPGSVAFFSERQLSLIGSTREIEIKSIGLWDFLSGREWFPTAHPASVMGTLPLLLGTLVVSFFAILFALPLGLAAAIYLAEIANHRVRNILKPIIELLSGIPSVVYGFFGLVIIVPMIQNVFHLPVGETALAGSILLAIMALPTIITVSEDAIRTTPQAMKEASFALGASHWQTIWKVILPNASSGITAAAILGIGRAIGETMAVLMVTGNAAIMPHSLVQPVRTIPATIAAELGEAAFGGLHFKSLFALACMLFLITLLTNLIVERITLKRKTS encoded by the coding sequence ATGAGAACACCTCTCAATAAATATGTTGAAACACTCATGGAGTGGATCATTAAAGGCTGCGGATATATATCAGCCTTTATTGTTTTATTGATTGTATTGTTTTTGTTTAAAGAAGGAATCTCTTTCATTGATTCTTCGCCCATTGAAAAGAATTATGGTTTATTTACTGGAAAAGGAAATCCGGTATCACAGCTGACCGCAGTCCAGATAAAAGATATATTCGATCAAAAGATTAAAACTTGGGAACCTTTAGGAGGTACCAAAGATCCCATTATTACAATTACTGTAAATGATCTGGAAGATCATTTTACAAAGGAACAGCTTGGACCTAATTATGAATACCTCAGTATTTGTGTGAATCATTTTTTAGACAGCATTCCGGGATCTGTTGCTTTTTTTTCTGAGAGACAATTGAGTTTGATAGGATCCACCCGCGAAATTGAAATCAAGTCAATCGGTTTATGGGATTTTTTAAGTGGGCGTGAATGGTTTCCTACTGCACATCCTGCTTCGGTAATGGGAACCTTGCCTTTACTGCTGGGAACCTTAGTTGTTAGTTTTTTTGCAATTCTTTTTGCATTACCTCTTGGATTGGCTGCAGCAATTTATCTAGCTGAAATAGCAAACCATCGAGTCCGCAACATTTTAAAACCTATTATTGAGTTGCTTTCAGGAATACCTTCTGTGGTCTATGGATTTTTTGGATTGGTTATTATAGTACCCATGATACAGAATGTATTTCATTTGCCCGTTGGAGAAACTGCTTTAGCTGGAAGTATTTTATTGGCAATAATGGCTTTACCAACGATCATAACGGTTTCAGAAGACGCCATCCGAACAACACCACAAGCTATGAAGGAAGCAAGTTTTGCTTTAGGAGCCTCGCATTGGCAAACAATTTGGAAGGTAATTCTGCCCAATGCTTCTTCGGGAATTACTGCTGCGGCCATATTAGGTATCGGACGGGCTATTGGAGAAACAATGGCTGTTTTAATGGTAACCGGAAATGCAGCAATTATGCCACACAGTCTTGTGCAACCGGTACGAACCATTCCTGCAACCATTGCAGCAGAGTTAGGAGAAGCCGCATTTGGTGGATTGCATTTTAAATCCTTATTTGCGCTTGCATGCATGTTATTTTTAATAACCCTATTGACAAATTTAATCGTGGAGCGTATTACTCTGAAACGAAAAACAAGTTAG
- the phoU gene encoding phosphate signaling complex protein PhoU translates to MLQVENEIQELRDQLIEMWDLTIKQLDNTESAFKNFERDLALEVQQTERRVNAFELTIDRACENFIALFQPVATDLRFVLSTLKINTNLERIADIACGISEFVSDSDDRFNAEIIKLMDADKMLALSIEMLKELREAYILEDTKLARTVYKKDKMLDKLNDVASYKALECLDKFPDEKRQTLHVLSIIRKIERVGDQAKNIAEEIIFYLDAKILKHKKKEKEIN, encoded by the coding sequence ATGTTGCAAGTTGAAAATGAAATACAGGAACTGAGAGATCAACTGATTGAAATGTGGGATCTCACCATTAAGCAGTTGGATAATACCGAAAGTGCTTTTAAAAATTTTGAACGCGATCTTGCGTTGGAAGTTCAACAAACAGAGCGTCGGGTTAATGCATTTGAATTAACGATAGATCGTGCTTGCGAAAATTTTATTGCCTTGTTTCAACCAGTGGCCACAGACCTTCGTTTTGTTTTGTCCACTTTAAAAATAAATACCAATCTGGAGCGCATAGCAGATATTGCTTGCGGAATTTCGGAATTTGTATCCGATTCAGACGATCGATTTAATGCTGAAATTATTAAATTGATGGATGCCGATAAGATGCTTGCGCTGTCAATTGAAATGCTTAAAGAATTACGGGAAGCCTATATTTTAGAAGATACCAAATTGGCTCGAACTGTTTATAAAAAGGACAAAATGCTCGACAAGTTAAACGATGTTGCCAGTTATAAAGCATTGGAATGTTTGGATAAATTTCCGGATGAGAAACGTCAAACCTTACACGTGCTTTCTATCATTCGAAAAATAGAGCGAGTCGGTGATCAGGCTAAAAACATAGCAGAAGAAATCATATTTTATCTGGATGCTAAAATCCTAAAGCATAAGAAAAAAGAGAAAGAAATTAATTAA
- a CDS encoding phosphate ABC transporter ATP-binding protein produces the protein MHAKLETKHAELYYSDFHALKNVSVQISEKTVTALIGPSGCGKSTFLRLFNRMNDLIEGVKISGEILMDGKDIYKIRTSAIDALRRKIGMVFQKPNPFPKSIFENVAYGLRVNGISDKKLIEEQVEKALHQAALWNEVKDKLKKSAFDLSGGQQQRLCIARALAIEPSVLLMDEPASALDPISTSKIEELIYDLKNNFTILIVTHNMQQASRVSDYTGFFLMGELIEFNETKKIFTNPDKQQTENYITGRFG, from the coding sequence ATGCACGCTAAATTAGAAACAAAACACGCTGAATTATATTATTCTGATTTTCACGCATTGAAGAATGTATCTGTTCAAATTTCAGAAAAGACGGTAACCGCTTTAATCGGTCCATCAGGTTGTGGAAAATCAACTTTTTTGAGATTATTTAATAGAATGAATGATCTGATCGAAGGGGTTAAAATTTCAGGAGAGATTCTCATGGATGGAAAAGATATTTATAAAATCCGTACTTCAGCCATTGATGCCTTACGCAGAAAGATCGGAATGGTGTTTCAAAAGCCAAATCCATTCCCAAAAAGTATATTTGAAAATGTTGCATATGGATTGCGTGTCAATGGGATTAGTGATAAGAAATTGATCGAAGAACAGGTTGAAAAAGCTTTACACCAGGCGGCCCTGTGGAATGAAGTAAAAGACAAATTGAAAAAATCGGCTTTCGACCTTTCTGGTGGACAACAACAAAGACTTTGTATTGCACGCGCATTGGCAATTGAACCTTCTGTATTGCTTATGGATGAACCGGCATCGGCATTGGACCCAATTTCTACCAGTAAGATTGAGGAATTAATATATGATTTAAAGAATAACTTCACCATTTTAATAGTAACCCACAATATGCAGCAGGCAAGTCGTGTTAGTGATTATACGGGTTTTTTCTTAATGGGTGAATTGATTGAATTTAATGAAACTAAAAAGATATTTACAAATCCCGATAAACAACAGACCGAGAATTACATTACAGGACGTTTTGGTTAA
- a CDS encoding gliding motility-associated C-terminal domain-containing protein, with protein MEISKTFCINILRIEKNIQILSVFLICSFFSIQTQSQCTGLVVSAGPDLVKCDSSQTLQLQGNVQGNYTKFYWTPTGGLSNPNILDPIVTQKIPGRYTYKLTAEGISTTNLIKNGDFESGNSSFSSSYTFTPVNTTEGEYIVIPNPSSWNGGFTNCGDHTTGSGNMLLLNGHPVAGTNFWCQTIPTVIGRIYQFEFWSQSVVAFNIAQINVKVNGNSIGTTTAGGLCNWVLYTIRFTATSTSTQICLSESTGIRGGNDFAVDDIALFETCMEMDQVVVEIVNLVARLDILNPPKCSSDPFDLSAIGSSAGPNIRYEWTTDIGKIISKNGLTAKAKGSGIYTVKVIYTNGAVMCEQEASIEFNAPDVLAGILDINGKENCRKDSMRLKALINTGSGLYSYTWSPDSSILRGQSTEEIIINTAKKYSVTITDQGSGCTLVLDYDVPADTLKPIVGIFGDSLLNCKKKTINIHAIPSDSINYAIVWTKPNLTNISGIATISDSSTGVYKLKITDNRNFCSDSTSWVIKIDTLKPLIELGPDLNINCKNNTVLVTNFQNNNSANLNYFWNFNNQNGPKEDSLINKQYSQSGIVRLKILDTINGCFTTDSLNVIDLRTLPQLDAGTGGTINCKTNQIQLQAQINPKDSLAILWSSPTGSIVSGHNSINPLVDKKGWYFIRIVDTTNACENMDSVFVDENILKPIANAGPDLVFSCKDSLKIIDGSLSSSGATILYNWSTANGMIRNGNSTNKIEVTTPGTYKLIVIDTMNGCKDSTLIQVNPDLNKPIVQLLNPDTLTCVKKSILLSGVASSQTGNPLQLIWSSTNGNFISKVDSASVLIDKPGTYLFTATDQINGCQTSSQLLVHMDTIAPIVNAGVDQYWNCETTQIQLTGFASGVTNNFLWQTSTGQLLGNPANASIQIGGPGLYILHVQNVINGCSANDSIHVIPDLVKPPLVLLPAGILNCKVDTLTLNAQTINPLNRFNYKWLNGSGGILSNPNLPVIQINKPGWYYFTVIDTVNKCSSEDSLLVNEDRIQPIVTISKPLELTCSRITTPLDGIITNAGANFSTIWTTSNGNIVSNPNDIHIDVNKEGRYYVQVTNLINGCTSQDSADVIENKNLPTDFQYIAQQPKCQGETGTITILGVTGGQFPLSYFIDNVLITGSSISNLSPGLKMIKIVDSNGCVLVKDIFINQATPVGVSLPPSVKINLGDQLTLNPIFTSPLDSIASILWSPADHLSCTDCPNPTIKNLENETSFTVSYITKNGCTASATILIQIIKRGIWLPNAFSPNGDNINDWFYPIVVEDSYKQINYMSIYNRWGDQVYYKTNFQPNDPSQGWDGTFKNQKLNPGVFVYLIEVEWTNGETKKLWGDLSLIR; from the coding sequence ATGGAAATCTCTAAAACCTTTTGTATTAATATATTACGTATAGAAAAAAACATCCAAATACTTTCGGTATTTCTAATTTGTAGCTTCTTTTCTATACAAACGCAGTCCCAATGCACAGGCTTAGTAGTAAGTGCAGGTCCAGATCTGGTTAAATGCGATTCGAGTCAAACCCTCCAATTGCAAGGCAATGTGCAAGGAAATTACACTAAATTTTATTGGACCCCCACCGGTGGGTTGAGCAATCCAAATATTTTAGATCCTATTGTCACCCAAAAAATTCCAGGCCGATATACCTATAAACTAACTGCAGAAGGCATTTCTACCACCAATCTCATTAAAAACGGTGACTTCGAAAGTGGTAATTCAAGTTTTAGTTCAAGCTATACGTTCACACCGGTAAATACCACCGAAGGAGAATACATTGTTATACCCAATCCTTCTTCGTGGAATGGAGGTTTTACCAATTGCGGAGACCATACCACCGGGAGTGGAAATATGCTCTTGCTAAATGGACATCCAGTAGCCGGTACGAATTTCTGGTGCCAGACCATTCCTACTGTAATTGGAAGAATTTATCAATTTGAATTTTGGAGTCAGTCCGTGGTTGCATTTAACATTGCACAAATAAATGTGAAAGTCAATGGAAATTCTATTGGTACCACTACAGCAGGTGGATTGTGTAATTGGGTCCTATACACCATTCGATTTACAGCAACATCAACCTCTACACAAATCTGTTTAAGTGAATCCACTGGCATTCGGGGTGGCAATGATTTTGCTGTGGATGATATTGCATTGTTTGAAACGTGTATGGAAATGGATCAAGTGGTTGTTGAAATTGTAAACCTGGTTGCCAGACTTGACATTTTGAATCCACCTAAATGTTCTTCTGATCCATTTGACTTATCTGCCATTGGCTCGTCAGCAGGCCCCAACATTCGTTATGAATGGACAACTGACATTGGAAAAATTATTTCTAAAAATGGATTAACCGCTAAAGCCAAAGGTTCTGGTATTTATACTGTAAAAGTCATCTATACCAATGGGGCAGTTATGTGCGAACAGGAAGCATCTATAGAATTTAATGCTCCTGATGTGCTGGCAGGTATTTTGGATATCAATGGGAAAGAAAATTGCCGGAAAGATTCTATGCGTCTTAAAGCCTTGATCAATACAGGAAGTGGATTGTACAGTTATACATGGAGTCCGGATTCCAGCATACTTAGAGGCCAGTCAACTGAAGAAATAATTATAAATACCGCTAAAAAATATTCCGTTACTATTACAGATCAAGGCTCTGGATGCACACTTGTATTAGATTATGATGTTCCGGCAGATACCTTGAAACCCATTGTTGGAATATTTGGGGACAGCTTACTTAACTGTAAGAAAAAAACAATTAACATTCATGCAATACCTTCTGACAGCATTAACTATGCTATAGTCTGGACCAAACCTAATTTAACAAACATTTCAGGTATTGCTACAATTTCTGATTCCTCAACCGGAGTTTATAAATTAAAAATTACTGACAATAGAAATTTCTGCAGCGACAGCACCAGTTGGGTTATTAAGATTGATACCCTAAAGCCGCTTATAGAATTAGGCCCAGATTTGAATATTAATTGTAAAAACAATACAGTTCTTGTTACTAATTTTCAAAATAATAATTCAGCCAACTTAAATTATTTTTGGAACTTTAACAATCAGAATGGACCAAAAGAAGATAGTCTAATAAATAAACAATACAGCCAATCTGGAATTGTACGTCTTAAGATACTAGATACCATTAATGGATGTTTCACAACAGATAGTCTGAATGTAATAGACCTAAGAACGTTACCACAACTTGATGCCGGTACAGGTGGAACGATAAATTGCAAGACCAATCAAATTCAACTACAAGCACAAATTAATCCAAAAGATTCTTTAGCCATTTTATGGTCGAGTCCAACCGGGAGCATCGTCTCTGGACATAACAGCATCAACCCTCTGGTTGATAAAAAAGGATGGTATTTCATTCGCATAGTAGATACCACAAATGCTTGTGAAAATATGGACTCGGTTTTTGTCGATGAAAATATTTTAAAACCCATTGCGAATGCAGGACCTGATTTAGTTTTTAGTTGCAAGGATAGTTTGAAAATTATTGACGGATCTCTTAGCAGTTCTGGTGCAACTATTTTATACAATTGGTCTACAGCCAATGGCATGATCCGCAATGGAAATTCTACAAATAAAATTGAAGTAACAACTCCAGGAACTTACAAATTAATTGTAATTGATACGATGAATGGCTGCAAAGACAGTACATTGATACAAGTTAATCCGGATTTAAATAAGCCAATAGTTCAATTACTCAATCCAGATACCTTGACGTGTGTTAAAAAAAGCATTCTGCTATCTGGAGTTGCAAGTTCACAAACTGGAAATCCCTTGCAGCTAATTTGGTCAAGCACAAATGGAAACTTTATCAGTAAAGTTGATTCCGCTTCAGTTTTAATTGACAAACCTGGAACTTATTTATTTACAGCCACTGATCAAATCAATGGTTGCCAGACAAGCAGTCAACTGCTTGTCCATATGGATACCATTGCACCGATTGTTAATGCTGGAGTAGACCAATATTGGAATTGCGAAACAACACAAATTCAATTAACAGGTTTTGCATCCGGTGTTACGAATAACTTTTTATGGCAAACCAGTACCGGTCAATTATTAGGAAATCCTGCCAATGCTTCGATTCAAATTGGAGGTCCCGGTTTATACATCTTACATGTACAAAACGTAATTAATGGTTGCAGTGCGAATGATTCGATCCATGTCATTCCAGATCTTGTCAAACCACCCTTGGTATTATTACCTGCCGGAATCCTCAATTGCAAAGTAGATACTTTAACTTTAAATGCACAAACCATAAATCCATTAAACAGGTTTAACTATAAATGGTTAAACGGTTCCGGTGGAATCCTTAGCAATCCAAATCTACCTGTAATTCAAATCAATAAACCCGGTTGGTATTATTTTACTGTTATTGATACCGTAAATAAATGCAGCTCAGAAGATAGTTTGTTGGTAAATGAGGATCGAATACAACCCATTGTAACTATTTCAAAACCATTGGAACTTACTTGTTCTAGAATAACGACACCACTCGATGGTATTATAACAAATGCAGGTGCGAATTTTTCTACAATTTGGACCACATCAAACGGAAACATTGTTTCAAATCCCAATGATATTCATATAGATGTAAATAAAGAAGGCCGTTACTATGTTCAAGTGACTAATCTTATTAATGGATGTACGAGTCAGGATTCAGCAGATGTAATTGAAAATAAAAATCTCCCAACAGATTTTCAATACATAGCGCAGCAACCAAAATGCCAGGGTGAAACTGGCACAATAACAATATTGGGAGTGACCGGAGGTCAATTCCCATTGAGCTATTTTATAGACAATGTTCTGATTACTGGAAGTAGTATTTCAAACTTAAGTCCAGGATTGAAAATGATTAAAATTGTAGATTCAAACGGTTGCGTACTTGTAAAAGATATTTTTATAAATCAGGCCACTCCTGTTGGTGTAAGTTTGCCTCCGAGTGTAAAAATAAATCTGGGGGATCAGTTAACATTAAATCCAATATTTACAAGTCCTCTGGATTCCATAGCAAGCATACTCTGGAGTCCTGCAGATCATTTAAGCTGTACAGATTGTCCAAATCCTACTATTAAAAACCTGGAAAATGAAACTTCTTTTACAGTTAGCTATATCACAAAGAATGGTTGTACAGCAAGCGCCACTATATTAATACAGATAATAAAAAGAGGTATTTGGTTACCAAATGCTTTTAGTCCTAATGGGGACAATATCAATGATTGGTTTTATCCAATTGTTGTTGAGGACAGTTATAAACAGATTAATTACATGAGCATTTACAATCGTTGGGGTGATCAGGTTTATTATAAAACAAATTTCCAACCAAATGATCCTTCACAAGGCTGGGATGGAACTTTCAAAAATCAAAAATTAAATCCTGGCGTATTTGTTTATTTGATTGAAGTGGAATGGACCAACGGAGAAACAAAAAAGTTATGGGGCGATTTGAGTTTAATCCGTTGA
- a CDS encoding phosphate ABC transporter substrate-binding protein has protein sequence MNFKSILLLSILFFGACNNANQQKEAAGSKNLNIKGSDTVLPLAQKSAEQYMKTHTDQSIAVVGGGSGTGITALMDGNTDIAMSSRDIKGEEKLKFQEKQIQIEVKTIAVDALAVIVHPENKVEQLTREQLEKIFTGEITNWKELGGLDATIVVYSRENSSGTYEFFKEHVMSKKNYASTVLNMPATGAIVQSVGQTKGAIGYIGVAYLSSGVKALKVSYDEGKTFVAPSIATAKDKTYPIARPLYYIYDVKIESKVKPFIDYCISPEGQKLVEEVGYIPLN, from the coding sequence ATGAACTTTAAAAGTATTTTATTATTGAGTATTTTATTTTTTGGCGCTTGTAATAATGCAAACCAGCAGAAAGAAGCCGCAGGATCAAAAAATTTAAATATTAAAGGAAGCGATACGGTTTTACCATTAGCGCAAAAATCGGCAGAGCAATATATGAAAACACATACAGACCAATCCATTGCAGTTGTTGGTGGTGGAAGTGGAACCGGTATTACTGCACTCATGGACGGAAATACAGACATTGCTATGTCATCCAGAGATATTAAAGGAGAAGAAAAACTAAAATTTCAAGAGAAACAAATTCAAATTGAAGTCAAAACAATTGCTGTTGATGCATTGGCAGTTATTGTTCATCCTGAAAATAAGGTAGAGCAATTGACACGCGAACAATTGGAAAAAATATTTACTGGTGAAATTACAAACTGGAAAGAGCTTGGTGGTTTAGATGCAACGATTGTAGTTTATTCAAGAGAAAATAGCTCTGGCACCTATGAGTTTTTTAAAGAGCACGTAATGAGTAAAAAGAATTATGCAAGTACCGTTTTAAATATGCCAGCAACGGGAGCCATTGTACAATCGGTTGGCCAAACCAAAGGAGCAATTGGTTATATTGGAGTGGCTTATTTGTCGAGTGGAGTGAAGGCACTTAAGGTTTCTTACGATGAGGGGAAAACATTTGTAGCTCCTTCGATAGCAACGGCAAAAGATAAAACCTATCCTATAGCCAGACCCCTCTATTATATTTATGATGTAAAAATAGAAAGTAAGGTGAAACCATTTATTGATTATTGTATTTCTCCTGAAGGTCAAAAACTTGTTGAAGAAGTCGGTTATATTCCGTTGAACTAA
- the pstA gene encoding phosphate ABC transporter permease PstA, with protein sequence MLVFPKHIDRRKKLQQNIFFWLARIISVLIIGILFLILFFILKRGLPVVTWNFFSEMPTEGMTQGGIFPAIVGSVYLVLGSMLFAFPIGVLSGIYVNEYAQEGKLKLFIKMMTNNLAGIPSIVFGLFGMALFVNKLNFGASILAGSLTLALLALPLIIRTTEESLKAVDSTFRHASYALGASKFYTIRKIVIPIAFPNIITGLILGIGRVSGETAPILFTVAAYFLPKLPQSVFDQCMALPYHLYVVATSGTNVEASRPIAYGTAVVLIGIVFIVNLSANYLRNHFGKKVKMK encoded by the coding sequence ATGCTGGTATTTCCAAAACATATTGACCGGCGTAAAAAATTGCAGCAAAATATATTTTTTTGGCTGGCACGAATTATTTCCGTTCTTATTATCGGAATCCTTTTTTTAATCTTGTTTTTTATTCTAAAAAGAGGCTTGCCTGTAGTTACCTGGAATTTTTTCTCTGAAATGCCTACCGAAGGAATGACACAAGGAGGGATATTTCCAGCAATTGTTGGTAGCGTCTATTTGGTATTGGGCAGCATGCTCTTTGCATTTCCAATTGGTGTATTATCGGGTATTTATGTAAATGAATATGCACAGGAAGGAAAGTTGAAGCTCTTTATTAAAATGATGACGAATAATCTGGCAGGAATCCCATCCATTGTTTTTGGATTATTTGGTATGGCTTTGTTTGTAAACAAACTCAATTTTGGTGCTTCTATACTAGCTGGTTCACTTACACTGGCTTTATTGGCATTGCCATTAATCATTCGGACAACAGAGGAGAGTTTAAAAGCGGTTGATTCCACATTTCGCCATGCGAGTTATGCTCTTGGAGCTTCAAAATTTTACACCATACGAAAAATAGTAATTCCCATAGCATTTCCAAATATAATTACCGGGTTAATTTTAGGAATCGGAAGGGTATCCGGTGAAACAGCTCCAATTTTATTTACTGTAGCTGCGTATTTTCTGCCAAAATTACCACAATCCGTTTTCGATCAATGCATGGCTCTGCCTTATCACTTGTATGTGGTTGCTACCAGCGGTACAAATGTAGAGGCAAGTCGGCCTATAGCATATGGCACTGCTGTCGTTTTAATTGGAATCGTTTTTATAGTAAATTTATCAGCAAATTATTTGCGTAATCATTTTGGGAAGAAAGTAAAAATGAAATAA
- the lysA gene encoding diaminopimelate decarboxylase — MDLVDGQYSIQNIPVSELIETYHTPVYVYDSSIIKRQIDRLKAAFDVPELGIHFACKALNNINILKLIEQWGVGLDCVSVQEIWTGLKAGFKPSEIIYTPNCVAPDEVEMAIQLGVQINIDHIETLEYIGHHHPNVKIGIRINPHVMAGGHEKISVGHIDSKFGISIYQMPLVLRLVDTLKLKVNGLHMHTGSDILDAGVFAFASEIMYDTAKKFPDLEFIDFGSGIKVPYKPDDVCTDVEELGQVLSKSFNQFCKDYGRKLKLYFEPGKYLVSECGFFFVKTNVIKQTPSTVFAGVDSGLNHLIRPMFYDAYHHILNISNPTGKPRVYNIVGYICETDTFANNRVVAEIHPGDILCFKNAGAYCFTMSSNYNSRFRPAEVLIHEGKHYLIRQRESMEDLLKNQVMVEMNG, encoded by the coding sequence ATGGACTTAGTTGATGGTCAATACAGCATTCAGAACATTCCGGTTTCTGAGTTAATTGAAACCTACCATACGCCGGTATATGTATATGATTCTTCAATAATTAAAAGACAAATTGACCGTCTAAAAGCAGCATTTGATGTGCCGGAGTTAGGAATTCACTTTGCCTGTAAAGCGCTTAACAACATAAACATTCTGAAGTTGATTGAACAATGGGGTGTTGGATTGGATTGTGTTTCTGTACAAGAAATCTGGACTGGATTAAAGGCAGGTTTTAAACCTTCGGAAATTATTTACACCCCAAATTGTGTGGCCCCTGATGAAGTTGAAATGGCCATTCAATTGGGAGTTCAAATCAACATCGATCACATTGAAACCCTAGAATATATCGGCCACCATCATCCAAATGTAAAAATTGGGATCCGCATCAATCCGCATGTGATGGCTGGTGGACATGAAAAAATTTCAGTCGGGCATATTGACAGCAAATTTGGAATTTCAATTTATCAAATGCCCTTGGTGTTGCGATTGGTTGATACGCTTAAATTAAAGGTCAATGGATTGCACATGCATACAGGTTCAGATATTCTGGATGCCGGTGTATTTGCTTTTGCATCAGAAATCATGTATGATACTGCTAAAAAATTTCCAGATCTGGAATTTATTGACTTTGGTAGTGGAATTAAAGTTCCATACAAACCGGATGACGTTTGTACCGATGTTGAAGAACTGGGTCAGGTACTTTCAAAATCTTTTAATCAATTTTGCAAAGACTATGGTCGAAAATTAAAATTGTATTTTGAACCCGGTAAATATCTGGTGTCTGAATGCGGTTTCTTTTTTGTAAAAACCAATGTGATTAAGCAAACTCCTTCTACCGTTTTTGCCGGAGTTGATTCCGGATTAAATCATTTAATCAGACCCATGTTTTATGATGCGTACCATCACATTCTTAATATTTCCAATCCAACCGGAAAACCGCGTGTGTATAATATTGTAGGTTATATCTGTGAAACAGATACATTTGCCAATAACCGGGTTGTAGCTGAAATTCATCCCGGGGATATTTTATGCTTTAAAAATGCCGGAGCCTATTGTTTTACTATGTCCTCTAATTACAATTCGCGATTTCGGCCTGCGGAGGTACTCATCCATGAAGGAAAACATTATTTAATCCGTCAACGCGAAAGCATGGAGGATTTATTGAAAAATCAAGTGATGGTGGAAATGAATGGCTAA